One Candidatus Neomarinimicrobiota bacterium DNA segment encodes these proteins:
- a CDS encoding DUF1330 domain-containing protein codes for MDEDKKCIVIIEATFNEGGMDTPEYEEYAKRSNANGEAHGGVVLSKYMIDQNLGNGDSPHVVLILEYPSREKAVQAFTSEEYNSIKPLRDVALKEVNILITKS; via the coding sequence ATGGATGAAGATAAGAAATGTATTGTGATTATAGAAGCTACCTTCAATGAGGGAGGGATGGATACTCCGGAATATGAAGAATATGCTAAAAGATCAAATGCCAATGGAGAAGCTCATGGCGGAGTGGTTCTTTCAAAGTATATGATAGATCAAAATTTGGGAAATGGAGATTCACCCCATGTTGTTTTAATATTAGAATATCCTTCCCGTGAAAAGGCAGTTCAGGCTTTTACGAGTGAAGAATATAACAGTATAAAACCGTTGAGAGATGTGGCGTTAAAAGAAGTGAATATTTTAATAACGAAGAGTTAA
- a CDS encoding aspartate carbamoyltransferase catalytic subunit: MSRLSSRHLLGLDGVPKKDIQLILDTALTFREVLDRPVPKVPTLQGKTILNFFYEPSTRTRMSFELAEKRLSADSINFSKSGSSTSKGETLRDTIENIEAMKINMVVIRHSAPGAAKLMTKYVDSNIINAGDGGHEHPTQALLDMMTLLERVKSLKGQKIAIIGDIKHSRVARSNIHGLKTMGAEVMICGPKTLLPYEAEALGVHISTDINEALEFADILNILRIQLERQTVGLFPSVREYRKFFGITTDRLNSTGKTFTIMHPGPINRGVELDSDVADSEHSVILNQVFNGVAVRMAVLVLLSEADKIKGNVN, encoded by the coding sequence ATGAGCCGGTTATCAAGCAGGCATCTCCTGGGACTCGACGGAGTTCCTAAAAAGGATATTCAACTTATACTCGATACGGCGCTTACATTCCGTGAAGTTTTGGACCGGCCGGTTCCTAAAGTCCCTACGCTTCAGGGAAAGACCATACTGAACTTCTTTTACGAACCATCCACCCGGACTCGAATGTCATTTGAACTCGCCGAAAAACGGCTCTCGGCTGACAGCATTAACTTCAGCAAATCCGGGAGCAGCACTTCCAAGGGGGAGACACTCCGCGATACGATTGAAAATATAGAGGCGATGAAAATTAATATGGTAGTTATCAGGCACTCGGCGCCGGGTGCTGCCAAACTTATGACCAAATATGTCGATTCCAACATTATAAACGCCGGCGACGGCGGGCATGAGCATCCCACACAGGCGCTTCTCGATATGATGACGCTCCTCGAACGGGTCAAGAGCCTCAAAGGACAGAAAATTGCTATCATCGGCGACATTAAACATAGTCGCGTGGCGCGATCGAATATTCACGGGTTAAAGACAATGGGCGCGGAAGTAATGATTTGCGGCCCTAAAACACTCCTCCCTTATGAGGCGGAAGCTCTTGGTGTTCATATTTCCACCGACATAAACGAAGCTCTCGAGTTTGCAGATATACTCAATATCCTTCGAATACAATTGGAGAGGCAAACAGTAGGGTTATTCCCTTCCGTGAGAGAGTATCGAAAGTTTTTCGGGATTACAACCGACAGGCTGAACTCCACAGGAAAAACGTTTACTATCATGCATCCCGGACCGATTAATCGTGGCGTTGAGCTGGATAGCGATGTTGCGGACAGCGAGCACTCTGTCATACTAAATCAGGTATTCAACGGCGTCGCAGTTAGAATGGCAGTCCTTGTCTTACTTTCCGAGGCTGATAAAATTAAAGGAAATGTTAACTGA
- the pyrR gene encoding bifunctional pyr operon transcriptional regulator/uracil phosphoribosyltransferase PyrR translates to MNVKVKATIMDSDGLSRTITRLAHEIIEKNKGTKDLAIIGLRTRGEFLARRIAKKIEEIENNKMEVGILDVSLYRDDWRESMKHPEVRVSEIPFDIDSKNVILVDDVLYTGRTIRAALDALMDYGRPASIQLAVLVDRGHREMPVAPDFTGKNIPTSIGEEIRVKMTEIDDEDSILLVDVEN, encoded by the coding sequence ATGAACGTTAAGGTAAAAGCGACAATAATGGATTCCGACGGATTATCCCGAACCATAACACGCTTGGCGCACGAGATAATCGAAAAGAATAAAGGAACAAAGGACTTAGCGATTATAGGTTTACGGACGCGTGGTGAATTTCTGGCGCGGCGTATCGCCAAAAAAATCGAAGAGATTGAAAACAATAAGATGGAAGTAGGGATTTTAGACGTCTCTCTTTATCGTGACGATTGGCGCGAATCTATGAAGCATCCTGAAGTCAGAGTATCGGAAATCCCGTTCGATATTGATAGCAAAAATGTAATCCTTGTGGACGATGTGCTTTACACAGGACGCACTATCCGGGCCGCTCTCGATGCGCTCATGGATTATGGAAGACCGGCAAGCATCCAGCTTGCGGTTCTTGTTGACAGAGGTCATCGCGAAATGCCTGTGGCTCCTGATTTTACGGGCAAGAATATTCCAACTTCCATCGGAGAGGAAATACGCGTCAAAATGACCGAAATCGACGACGAAGATTCCATTCTGCTCGTTGATGTGGAGAACTGA
- a CDS encoding Sapep family Mn(2+)-dependent dipeptidase, with amino-acid sequence MKSVILHIPILAVSIILLSCSQVKTVQQIFMESDDAVSVEKNPDGRTAFKAYLNSLIFSANSGGDKDFLKDVTAIRDEGYVAEERLGTASLILRNYVVKRYGESIVKDLQTMIAFRTYAEDGRDNWDAPEFLRQREWLESKTVELGFDFKSYDGRMDEISVPGPGPILALLTHGDVVNVVEESWTFHPWESELIDGKIYGRGSGDDKGGVIVSLYVLKALKDTGWEFNHTLKLLIANGEESSWDEIAYYKERAPLPDITIGIDASYPVTNSQKGFRLVTVSSEEFGMSEIMGEWNIISISGGVANNIIPERAEAILTGGADAFAVLGELALKWEEEHAPAKFILSADGEQIKIEAIGKTGHSALPEKGHNALGDLTAFLASLDLTPDRWGSLAYFMGDFLGEDIYGTSLGIAFDDSAMGHLTVNLATVKVTKNSPTATISLRIPTGITRSFIDENLKMAVEDVNRVYGSNLMLVITDYGPAHIVPKDTKLVRTLLEVWEEVTGTPGYTVSISGGTQARMFPDGVDFGLSKSLEHTLAHGHDEYISVKDLMEAAELTVSAVLRLTITE; translated from the coding sequence ATGAAATCTGTGATATTACATATTCCAATTTTGGCGGTTTCGATCATATTATTAAGCTGTTCACAGGTAAAAACCGTGCAGCAAATTTTTATGGAAAGTGATGACGCTGTTAGTGTAGAGAAAAACCCTGACGGGAGAACGGCATTCAAGGCGTATCTTAACTCGTTGATATTTTCCGCTAATTCCGGCGGTGACAAGGACTTTCTGAAAGATGTAACTGCAATTCGGGATGAAGGATATGTAGCTGAAGAAAGACTCGGCACTGCATCGCTTATTTTACGGAATTATGTCGTAAAGCGGTACGGCGAGTCAATCGTCAAAGACCTTCAGACAATGATAGCATTTCGCACATATGCGGAAGATGGAAGAGATAACTGGGATGCGCCGGAATTTTTACGTCAGAGAGAATGGTTGGAATCAAAAACTGTGGAATTAGGATTTGATTTTAAAAGTTATGACGGGAGGATGGATGAAATAAGTGTGCCGGGTCCCGGACCTATTTTAGCGCTTCTTACCCACGGTGATGTGGTAAACGTAGTGGAGGAAAGTTGGACTTTTCATCCTTGGGAATCTGAGCTAATCGACGGTAAAATATACGGCAGAGGCTCGGGAGATGATAAAGGCGGAGTAATCGTTTCGCTATATGTCCTGAAAGCCCTCAAGGATACCGGTTGGGAGTTTAATCATACTCTGAAACTGCTGATAGCGAACGGTGAAGAGTCCAGCTGGGATGAGATTGCGTATTATAAAGAACGAGCGCCGCTCCCTGATATTACAATAGGAATAGATGCATCGTATCCTGTAACAAATTCTCAAAAAGGATTTCGACTTGTTACGGTCAGTTCGGAAGAATTTGGTATGAGCGAAATAATGGGAGAATGGAATATTATTTCAATATCAGGAGGAGTTGCGAACAACATAATACCTGAAAGGGCTGAGGCGATTCTCACCGGTGGAGCAGACGCTTTCGCTGTTCTGGGTGAATTAGCGTTAAAGTGGGAAGAAGAACACGCTCCCGCAAAATTTATTCTCAGCGCCGATGGAGAGCAAATAAAGATAGAAGCTATTGGGAAAACAGGACATTCTGCACTACCGGAAAAAGGCCATAACGCTTTGGGAGACCTAACCGCGTTTCTTGCTTCATTGGATCTAACACCTGACCGGTGGGGTTCTCTTGCTTATTTTATGGGCGATTTCCTTGGAGAAGATATTTATGGAACTTCACTCGGTATTGCTTTTGACGATTCAGCAATGGGACACCTCACTGTCAATTTAGCCACGGTGAAAGTTACGAAGAATTCTCCTACGGCAACCATTAGCCTTAGAATTCCCACGGGAATAACTCGTTCCTTTATTGATGAAAATCTTAAGATGGCGGTTGAGGATGTTAACAGAGTGTACGGCTCGAATTTAATGCTCGTTATCACAGATTACGGACCGGCGCATATTGTACCAAAAGACACAAAATTAGTAAGAACCCTTTTGGAAGTCTGGGAGGAAGTAACGGGAACTCCCGGATATACGGTTTCCATCAGTGGCGGAACTCAAGCAAGGATGTTTCCCGACGGAGTTGATTTTGGACTGTCGAAGAGTCTGGAGCATACACTGGCGCATGGGCATGATGAGTATATCAGCGTCAAAGACCTGATGGAGGCTGCCGAACTCACTGTCAGCGCCGTTTTAAGGCTTACTATAACCGAATAA
- a CDS encoding cytochrome c-type biogenesis protein CcmH yields MNINLYKTFLAAAVLSFFAFSSNALAGEAHEHEESAKNLEKMLVAPCCYRQPVAYHDSGASTEVKLRIRELLSEGKSEEEILDEYVAKYGERILSAPRAEGFGLAAYILPIVAILLATTVIVLRGTKKKPVLIEFKSSAKPGSDYDDRLDQELKDY; encoded by the coding sequence ATGAATATTAACTTATACAAAACATTTTTAGCGGCTGCCGTTCTTTCGTTTTTCGCTTTCAGCTCTAACGCTTTAGCCGGAGAAGCGCACGAACACGAGGAATCAGCCAAGAATCTCGAAAAAATGTTAGTAGCGCCCTGCTGTTATCGTCAACCTGTTGCTTACCACGATTCAGGCGCTTCAACAGAAGTAAAACTTCGTATAAGGGAACTTCTTTCGGAAGGAAAATCTGAAGAAGAAATACTTGATGAATATGTAGCGAAATACGGCGAGCGGATATTATCGGCTCCCCGTGCTGAAGGATTCGGTTTGGCGGCGTACATCCTCCCTATTGTAGCCATACTCCTTGCGACTACAGTCATTGTTTTAAGAGGAACGAAAAAGAAACCCGTACTCATAGAATTCAAATCATCCGCTAAGCCCGGTTCTGATTATGATGACCGGTTAGATCAGGAACTGAAAGATTATTAA
- a CDS encoding dihydroorotase yields the protein MSEKFSENKLLLIENAVIVGKSTSKVSILIENGIIKEIGSISKPPSDVFKVDLNGAYVSPGWADVHVHLREPGREDEETILSGSNAAMAGGFTAICCMPNTDPPLDSEDMIRSVLKSASGHLVELFPIGTVSKGRRGEELAEMGSMVGAGAVGFSDDGDPVEDDALMRIALEYSQMFGVPIVNHSEVKALAKGGVMNEGAVSARLGIPGIPPHAEDIMVARDIRLLELTGGVLHVPHISSVETVELIRQAKSKGLPVTCEVTPHHISLTDSNFEKFDAAYKVNPPIRTEKEIEALCEGLADGTIDCIASDHAPHSPEENEGDLLDAPFGLVGLETSFAVCVKQLLEKGVLNLEQLVDKFSTAPRKIYGLPTAEIKVGAKANMTFFDTETEWTVDSTKFLSRSNNTPYEGEKLKGKVLGVVNGEKIYLNPPT from the coding sequence ATGTCCGAAAAATTTTCGGAAAATAAACTACTGCTCATCGAAAACGCTGTCATTGTGGGCAAATCCACATCGAAAGTCTCTATTCTAATTGAAAACGGCATCATTAAAGAGATCGGCTCTATATCCAAACCTCCCTCCGATGTATTCAAAGTTGACCTGAATGGCGCTTATGTCTCTCCGGGATGGGCGGATGTTCACGTTCACCTTCGTGAACCGGGCAGAGAAGATGAAGAAACGATTTTATCGGGTTCAAACGCAGCAATGGCGGGCGGTTTTACGGCTATCTGCTGTATGCCGAATACCGACCCTCCCCTTGATTCGGAAGATATGATCAGATCTGTATTGAAGAGTGCATCAGGTCATTTGGTTGAACTCTTCCCCATCGGAACCGTTTCCAAAGGTCGCCGGGGTGAGGAGTTAGCGGAGATGGGTTCTATGGTTGGGGCAGGAGCGGTCGGTTTTTCCGATGACGGCGACCCGGTAGAGGATGACGCTCTGATGCGCATCGCTCTTGAATATTCTCAAATGTTTGGTGTTCCCATCGTAAATCATTCGGAAGTTAAAGCTCTTGCGAAGGGCGGAGTAATGAACGAAGGCGCTGTTTCGGCACGGCTCGGAATACCGGGGATTCCTCCTCATGCAGAAGATATTATGGTTGCGAGAGATATCAGACTGCTGGAACTTACTGGCGGAGTTTTGCACGTTCCGCATATCTCTTCTGTGGAGACAGTTGAGCTGATACGACAGGCAAAATCAAAAGGGCTTCCGGTTACCTGCGAGGTAACGCCGCATCATATCAGCTTAACAGATTCCAACTTTGAAAAATTCGATGCGGCATATAAGGTCAATCCGCCTATCCGCACCGAGAAAGAAATTGAGGCTCTTTGCGAAGGACTCGCCGACGGCACAATAGATTGTATCGCCTCCGACCACGCGCCTCATTCTCCAGAGGAGAACGAAGGAGACCTTTTAGATGCGCCGTTTGGTCTTGTTGGACTCGAAACTTCATTTGCGGTTTGCGTCAAACAGCTGTTGGAAAAAGGTGTGCTGAATTTAGAGCAATTGGTTGACAAATTTTCGACCGCTCCAAGGAAAATCTATGGCTTACCTACAGCCGAGATTAAGGTCGGAGCAAAAGCGAATATGACATTTTTCGATACTGAAACTGAGTGGACGGTAGATTCAACCAAATTTCTCTCAAGGTCGAACAACACTCCTTATGAAGGCGAAAAGCTAAAGGGAAAAGTGCTCGGCGTTGTGAACGGTGAGAAGATTTATCTGAATCCACCCACTTAA
- the rfaD gene encoding ADP-glyceromanno-heptose 6-epimerase — MIIVTGGAGLIGSAVVWSLNNRGEKKILIVDHNPKGTKDDNYKRLNYSGYTDKSNFIVELERGKFGDHIEAIIHLGACSDTTETDKDYLYENNFRYTQKLATYAIENNIRFIYASSAATYGNGNRGYLDDEHLIPTLEPLNEYARSKQMFDLWAWENGFLDKIVGLKYFNVFGPNEDHKGDMQSMVRKSFRQIWANGEVNLFKSYNGDYEDGEQKRDFLYVKDAADMTLFFLDNPALNGIYNLGSGKAETWNSLIGAVFGAVDMVPTINYIDMPDNIREQYQYFTKAEMEKLFNAGYEKGTTPLTEAVEDYILNYLISGNHLQL, encoded by the coding sequence ATGATAATTGTTACAGGCGGCGCAGGACTTATCGGAAGCGCCGTAGTATGGTCTCTGAATAATCGGGGCGAAAAGAAAATACTCATCGTTGACCACAATCCTAAAGGAACTAAGGACGATAATTATAAGCGGCTAAATTATTCCGGTTATACGGATAAGTCAAATTTTATAGTAGAGTTGGAAAGAGGTAAATTCGGTGACCATATCGAAGCGATAATACATCTTGGGGCTTGCTCGGACACAACAGAGACTGACAAAGATTATCTGTACGAAAATAATTTCCGTTATACACAGAAATTAGCGACGTACGCCATTGAGAACAATATTCGTTTTATCTACGCCTCAAGCGCAGCCACTTACGGCAACGGAAATAGAGGGTATTTGGATGACGAACATCTGATTCCAACATTGGAACCGTTGAATGAATACGCCCGCTCAAAGCAAATGTTCGATCTGTGGGCTTGGGAGAATGGGTTTCTCGACAAAATTGTCGGATTAAAATATTTCAATGTCTTTGGTCCGAATGAAGATCATAAGGGCGATATGCAAAGTATGGTGCGAAAATCGTTCCGTCAGATCTGGGCAAACGGCGAAGTGAACCTCTTTAAATCTTACAATGGCGATTATGAAGACGGAGAGCAAAAACGTGATTTTCTTTACGTGAAAGACGCCGCTGATATGACGCTCTTTTTTCTCGATAATCCGGCTCTGAACGGAATTTATAATCTCGGCTCAGGGAAGGCGGAAACGTGGAACAGCCTTATAGGCGCTGTTTTCGGCGCCGTGGATATGGTTCCTACAATAAATTATATAGATATGCCTGATAATATACGCGAACAGTATCAGTACTTTACTAAAGCGGAGATGGAGAAGTTATTTAACGCGGGGTATGAAAAGGGAACGACTCCGCTAACTGAAGCAGTTGAAGATTACATTCTCAATTACCTCATTTCCGGTAATCATCTCCAACTATAA
- a CDS encoding ubiquinone/menaquinone biosynthesis methyltransferase, protein MSVIPYADKEKAPLEKKEAVQRMFDNIAGRYDLMNDIMTAGFHRRWKTLAAREVCREGANRVLDIACGTGDIGFLVEKYGVKEIYSADLSIEMLKEAKKKAEKRNRSERFSFGRMDALKLPFRDETFDSVITGFSLRNVDGIAEMFGEVHRVLRNGGKFASLEITPMKSSLFSKMFAVYFKKIVPFVGGLITGDKKAYDYLPESVANVPDADRVAVMMEEAGFTSVTVKRMGMGTVALVSGKKGI, encoded by the coding sequence ATGTCAGTGATTCCATACGCAGATAAAGAGAAAGCTCCGCTTGAGAAAAAGGAAGCCGTTCAGCGAATGTTCGACAATATCGCAGGCCGATACGACCTGATGAATGATATTATGACAGCAGGTTTCCACCGGAGATGGAAAACGCTTGCGGCGCGCGAAGTTTGCCGGGAAGGAGCAAACCGTGTGTTGGATATCGCATGTGGGACAGGAGACATTGGATTTTTGGTAGAAAAATATGGCGTAAAAGAGATATATTCCGCTGATTTGTCAATCGAGATGCTGAAAGAAGCAAAAAAGAAAGCAGAGAAAAGAAACCGGTCGGAGCGGTTTTCATTCGGCAGAATGGATGCACTGAAATTGCCGTTCCGTGATGAGACATTTGATTCGGTGATAACGGGATTTTCTTTGAGAAATGTAGATGGCATCGCTGAAATGTTCGGCGAAGTCCATAGAGTTTTAAGGAATGGAGGAAAGTTTGCCTCTCTCGAAATAACACCTATGAAATCTTCATTGTTCAGCAAGATGTTCGCTGTTTATTTTAAAAAAATAGTTCCATTTGTGGGAGGATTAATAACGGGAGATAAAAAGGCATATGATTATCTCCCCGAGTCGGTAGCAAATGTGCCGGATGCAGACAGAGTAGCGGTGATGATGGAAGAAGCCGGATTTACATCTGTTACCGTGAAACGAATGGGGATGGGAACAGTGGCTCTTGTCTCAGGCAAAAAAGGCATTTAG
- a CDS encoding GNAT family N-acetyltransferase: MTQIDGFEIREAVVDDLPLILRFIKDLAEYERMKDDVITTEEILKHSIFGEGSNTSVLLAFYNDEPVGFAIYFYNFSSFLGKKGIYLEDLFVQPDARGKGFGKALLIRLAEIARDEDCGRLEWAVLDWNEPAIDFYKNLGAVQMDEWTVFRLNREAIEILAGAN; the protein is encoded by the coding sequence ATGACTCAGATTGATGGATTTGAAATTAGAGAGGCTGTTGTAGATGATCTGCCGCTGATTTTGCGTTTTATTAAGGATTTAGCAGAATATGAGCGAATGAAAGACGATGTAATTACAACCGAAGAGATCTTGAAACACAGTATCTTCGGAGAAGGCTCTAACACCTCAGTATTGTTGGCTTTCTACAATGACGAACCTGTCGGATTCGCAATTTATTTTTATAATTTTTCATCTTTTTTAGGTAAAAAGGGAATTTATTTGGAAGATTTATTTGTGCAGCCGGATGCAAGGGGAAAGGGATTCGGCAAAGCGCTGTTAATTCGATTGGCAGAGATAGCCCGGGATGAGGATTGTGGCCGGCTTGAGTGGGCTGTTCTTGATTGGAATGAACCGGCAATCGATTTTTATAAGAATCTCGGCGCTGTTCAGATGGACGAGTGGACGGTATTCAGATTAAACAGAGAAGCAATTGAAATATTGGCAGGAGCTAATTAA